A part of Streptomyces sp. NBC_01235 genomic DNA contains:
- a CDS encoding helix-turn-helix domain-containing protein, with protein MAEVVDGDRESGRVVLGRTLKFLREKAGKSLGQLADDTGYDKSYLSRLESGERLSKVTVMEDLDGYFEAGDLLVRHWRAARLDAFRDQYKEYMKREATARVMRLFTPGMPGLLQTEDFAREVLSGAQTTPDGDEAVEEQVAARLGRQYLLRQKPEPDVRVVMDEFALRRPAARGKTWHDQLLHLEAAAMWPNVALQVLPFSAGAHHHMNGSLTLLWQRDGSAVAYTEGNSSGLLIEDPDEVLKQRLSYDRLRDLALSPSDSLAFIRDVLEEHTRHDTHP; from the coding sequence GTGGCCGAAGTTGTTGACGGGGACCGGGAGTCGGGGCGGGTCGTGCTGGGCCGGACGCTGAAGTTCCTCCGGGAGAAGGCGGGCAAGTCACTGGGCCAGCTCGCCGACGACACCGGGTACGACAAGAGCTACCTGAGCCGTCTGGAGTCGGGTGAGCGCCTGTCCAAGGTGACCGTCATGGAGGACCTGGACGGATACTTCGAGGCCGGTGACCTGCTGGTTCGGCACTGGCGCGCGGCGCGGTTGGACGCGTTCAGGGACCAGTACAAGGAGTACATGAAGCGGGAGGCGACAGCGCGGGTCATGCGGCTGTTCACGCCAGGGATGCCTGGGCTTCTACAGACCGAGGATTTCGCGCGGGAGGTGTTGTCCGGGGCTCAGACAACACCTGACGGCGACGAGGCTGTCGAGGAGCAGGTGGCGGCACGGCTCGGACGGCAGTACCTCCTGCGGCAGAAACCCGAGCCCGACGTCCGCGTCGTCATGGACGAGTTCGCGCTTCGGCGCCCCGCGGCCCGGGGCAAGACATGGCACGATCAGCTGCTTCACCTTGAGGCGGCTGCGATGTGGCCCAATGTGGCGCTGCAGGTACTCCCGTTCTCGGCGGGCGCGCACCACCATATGAACGGGTCGCTGACCCTGCTCTGGCAGAGGGACGGGAGCGCTGTTGCCTACACGGAAGGCAACAGCAGCGGTCTGCTGATCGAGGATCCGGACGAGGTTCTTAAGCAGCGATTGTCCTACGATCGGCTCCGCGATCTGGCGCTGTCCCCGTCGGACTCGCTCGCGTTCATCAGGGACGTACTGGAGGAACACACACGCCATGACACACACCCCTGA
- a CDS encoding DUF397 domain-containing protein, with amino-acid sequence MTHTPDLSTAVWRKSSYSDGGANNCVEVADDYPGIVPVRDSKTPMTRPLVFGVASWVEFVQGIKES; translated from the coding sequence ATGACACACACCCCTGATCTCAGCACCGCCGTGTGGCGCAAGTCGAGCTACAGCGATGGAGGAGCCAACAACTGCGTCGAGGTCGCCGACGACTACCCCGGCATAGTCCCTGTCCGGGACAGCAAGACTCCGATGACCCGCCCGCTCGTCTTCGGGGTTGCTTCGTGGGTGGAGTTCGTACAGGGGATCAAGGAATCGTGA
- a CDS encoding LacI family DNA-binding transcriptional regulator yields the protein MAKVTRDDVARLAGTSTAVVSYVINNGPRPVAPATRERVLAAIKELGYRPDRVAQAMASRRTDLIGLIIPDARQPFFGEMAHAVEQAASERGKMVLVGNTDYVAEREVHYLRAFLGMRVSGLILVSHALNDLAAAEIDAWDARVVLLHERPEAIDDVAVVTDDLGGAQLAVRHLLEHGHDYVACVGGTAETPSVGDPVSDHVEGWRRAMDEAGLSTEGRLFEAPYNRYDAYQVALEILAGPRRPPAIFCSTDDQAIGVLRAARELRIDVPGELALIGFDDIKEAGLADPPMTTIASDRSAMARAAVDLVLDDGLRVVGSRRERLKVFPSRLVVRRSCGCGCG from the coding sequence GTGGCCAAGGTGACTCGGGATGATGTGGCGCGACTGGCGGGAACTTCGACCGCCGTCGTCAGCTATGTCATCAACAACGGACCCCGGCCGGTCGCCCCGGCCACGCGCGAGCGTGTCCTCGCCGCCATCAAGGAACTGGGGTACCGGCCCGACCGGGTCGCCCAGGCGATGGCGTCCCGGCGCACCGACCTCATAGGCCTGATCATCCCGGACGCCCGTCAGCCGTTCTTCGGCGAGATGGCGCACGCGGTCGAGCAGGCCGCCTCCGAGCGCGGAAAGATGGTGCTGGTCGGCAACACCGACTACGTCGCCGAGCGCGAGGTCCACTATCTGCGGGCGTTCCTCGGCATGCGCGTCTCGGGCCTCATCCTCGTCAGCCACGCCCTGAACGACCTGGCGGCCGCCGAGATCGACGCGTGGGACGCCCGGGTGGTGCTGCTGCACGAACGCCCCGAGGCGATCGACGACGTCGCCGTCGTCACCGACGACCTGGGCGGCGCCCAGCTCGCCGTACGCCACCTCCTGGAGCACGGCCACGACTACGTGGCCTGTGTCGGCGGCACCGCGGAGACCCCCTCCGTCGGCGACCCCGTCTCCGACCACGTCGAGGGCTGGCGGCGCGCGATGGACGAAGCCGGGCTGAGCACGGAGGGCCGGCTCTTCGAGGCGCCGTACAACCGCTACGACGCCTACCAGGTCGCCCTGGAGATCCTCGCCGGACCCCGGCGCCCGCCCGCGATCTTCTGCTCCACCGACGACCAGGCGATCGGCGTGCTGCGCGCGGCGCGCGAGCTGCGCATCGACGTACCGGGCGAGCTGGCGCTCATCGGCTTCGACGACATCAAGGAGGCCGGCCTCGCTGACCCGCCCATGACAACGATCGCATCGGACCGCTCGGCGATGGCCCGCGCGGCGGTCGACCTCGTCCTGGACGACGGGCTGCGGGTCGTGGGCTCCCGGCGCGAGCGGCTGAAGGTGTTCCCGTCGCGACTGGTCGTGCGGCGCTCGTGCGGCTGCGGCTGCGGCTGA
- a CDS encoding alpha/beta hydrolase family protein: MSSGPAGHGARSTVRPNSETVRRTPLRTFLPTGDGISIDSVYEPGEVVYDASAPSARHPVFVIAHGFTGDVDRPHVRRVASAFARYGAVVTFSFRGHGRSGGHSTVGDREVLDLAAAVRWARSLGHARVATVGFSMGGSVVLRHAALHAGTVDAVVSVSAPARWYYRGTAPMRRLHWLVTRPEGRLVGRYGFRTRIHHREWDPVPLSPVEAVPKIAPTPLLIVHGDQDGYFPLDHPRMLAEAAGDHGELWLEPGMGHAEHAADDGLLARIGDWAVTRAG, from the coding sequence ATGAGCAGCGGTCCGGCAGGTCATGGGGCACGTTCCACCGTTCGTCCGAATTCCGAGACGGTCAGGCGCACACCTTTGCGGACGTTTCTGCCCACCGGCGACGGGATTTCCATCGATTCCGTATACGAACCGGGTGAGGTTGTATACGACGCCTCCGCGCCATCCGCCCGTCACCCCGTGTTCGTGATCGCCCACGGGTTCACGGGGGACGTGGACCGCCCGCACGTGCGGCGCGTGGCGTCCGCCTTCGCCCGGTACGGGGCCGTCGTCACCTTCTCCTTCCGGGGGCACGGCCGCTCCGGCGGGCACTCCACCGTCGGCGACCGCGAGGTGCTCGACCTCGCCGCCGCCGTGCGGTGGGCGCGCTCGCTCGGGCACGCGCGCGTGGCGACCGTCGGCTTCTCGATGGGCGGCTCGGTGGTCCTGCGGCACGCTGCGCTGCACGCGGGGACGGTGGACGCCGTCGTCTCCGTGAGCGCGCCCGCCCGCTGGTACTACCGCGGCACGGCCCCCATGCGCCGACTGCACTGGCTGGTCACCCGCCCCGAGGGCCGCCTGGTCGGCCGCTACGGCTTCCGCACCCGTATTCACCACCGCGAATGGGATCCTGTACCGCTGTCTCCGGTCGAGGCGGTCCCGAAGATCGCGCCCACTCCGTTGCTGATCGTGCACGGCGACCAGGACGGCTACTTCCCCCTCGATCATCCCCGGATGCTCGCCGAGGCCGCCGGTGACCACGGCGAACTCTGGCTGGAGCCCGGCATGGGTCACGCCGAGCA
- a CDS encoding response regulator transcription factor — protein sequence MSPAEGDRDTQRILIVDDEPAVREALQRSLAFEGYDTEVAVDGADALEKATAYHPDLVVLDIQMPRMDGLTAARRIRGAGDTTPILMLTARDTVGDRVTGLDAGADDYLVKPFELDELFARVRALLRRSSYAAAAGAGAVEEDEALTFGDLRMDLATREVTRGGRPVELTRTEFTLLEMFMAHPRQVLTREQILKAVWGFDFEPSSNSLDVYVMYLRRKTEAGGEPRLVHTVRGVGYVLRQGGSE from the coding sequence ATGAGCCCCGCCGAAGGCGACCGTGACACCCAGCGCATCCTGATCGTCGACGACGAGCCGGCGGTGCGCGAAGCACTCCAGCGCAGCCTCGCCTTCGAGGGCTACGACACGGAGGTCGCCGTGGACGGCGCGGACGCGCTGGAGAAGGCCACGGCCTACCACCCCGACCTGGTGGTGCTGGACATCCAGATGCCGCGCATGGACGGCCTCACCGCGGCCCGCCGCATCCGGGGCGCAGGCGACACGACCCCCATCCTGATGCTGACGGCCCGCGACACGGTCGGCGACCGCGTGACGGGACTGGACGCCGGGGCGGACGACTACCTGGTCAAGCCGTTCGAACTGGACGAGCTGTTCGCCCGGGTGCGGGCGTTGCTGCGGCGCAGCTCCTACGCGGCGGCGGCCGGAGCGGGCGCGGTCGAGGAGGACGAGGCCCTCACCTTCGGCGACCTGCGCATGGACCTCGCGACGCGGGAAGTGACACGGGGCGGGCGCCCGGTCGAACTCACCCGCACGGAGTTCACGCTCCTGGAGATGTTCATGGCGCACCCGCGCCAGGTCCTCACCCGTGAGCAGATCCTGAAGGCCGTCTGGGGCTTCGACTTCGAGCCGTCGTCCAACTCGCTGGACGTGTACGTGATGTACCTGCGCCGCAAGACGGAAGCAGGCGGAGAACCGCGCCTCGTGCACACCGTGCGGGGCGTCGGGTACGTGTTGCGACAGGGCGGGTCGGAGTGA
- a CDS encoding DUF397 domain-containing protein: MNHAPDLSTAVWRKSSYSDGGDNNCVEVADGYPGMVPVRDSKVPAVRPLVFSGPSWSRFVAAVKEEAGRRTFG; this comes from the coding sequence GTGAACCACGCCCCTGATCTCAGCACCGCCGTGTGGCGCAAGTCGTCCTACAGCGACGGGGGAGACAACAACTGCGTCGAGGTCGCCGACGGCTACCCCGGCATGGTCCCCGTCCGGGACAGCAAGGTCCCGGCCGTGCGCCCGCTGGTCTTCTCGGGTCCGTCCTGGTCCCGTTTCGTTGCGGCGGTCAAGGAAGAGGCCGGTCGGCGCACGTTCGGGTGA
- a CDS encoding pectinesterase family protein, with the protein MSDHRRKSPESTAKPRHRRSKRALAVGVPLALTAAGTLAYGTDLGLFGADAQANASAATAAAPAWATATADGFASVNALGQNGTYGGRDGKTVTVKTLADLEKYATASEPYVIVVAATINMDPVGKEIKVQSNKTIVGSGTSGQIVGGGFFLGQGVHNVIIRNLTIRDAYQGVWNDKEHDFDAIQMDGAHHVWIDHNDLRHMADGLIDSRKDTTYLTVSWNKLSQENKAFGIGWTDNVTADITIHHNWIRETEQRNPSTDNVAHAHLYNNFLEDVAGTTIKSSYGNYSRGKTNMVLENSYFQGMTNPVVRDATATLVQRGNVFSGTTGKNESGGTGAAWDPKKYYSYTLDKAADVPALLKSGVGPRSSIGTTSSTATTTTTTKAATTLTVAKDGSGQYSTVQAAVNAVPANNPSRVVIAVKSGTYRELVKVPANKPHVTIQGTGGSRKDTTIVYNNASGTPKPDGSGTYGTGGSATVAVDADDFQARNLTISNDFDEAAHQDIAGQAVALRTSADKVFLDGVIVSGDQDTLLVDTASKDKLGRVYMANSYIIGNVDFIFGRATAVIDKSVITLKKRWNGTSAGYVTAPSTAANRKGILIANSTVNGDVSDRSFFLGRNWHAGGDASLDPQTTVRNTSLSAAIKTTPWSDMGGFSWKDDRFAEYKNTGAGAGAASSDRPQLTDAQATGQEVADWLGDWTPTAS; encoded by the coding sequence ATGAGCGACCACCGCCGCAAGTCGCCCGAGTCGACCGCGAAGCCCCGTCACCGCAGAAGCAAGAGGGCGCTGGCAGTCGGCGTCCCCCTCGCCCTCACCGCCGCCGGCACCCTCGCCTACGGCACGGACCTCGGTCTGTTCGGCGCGGACGCGCAGGCGAACGCCTCGGCGGCGACCGCTGCCGCGCCCGCCTGGGCCACCGCCACCGCCGACGGCTTCGCCTCCGTCAACGCGCTCGGCCAGAACGGCACTTACGGCGGCCGGGACGGCAAGACCGTCACCGTGAAGACCCTCGCCGACCTCGAGAAGTACGCGACCGCCAGCGAGCCGTACGTCATCGTCGTCGCCGCCACGATCAACATGGACCCGGTCGGGAAAGAGATCAAGGTTCAGTCGAACAAGACGATCGTGGGGTCCGGGACCTCCGGGCAGATCGTCGGCGGCGGCTTCTTCCTCGGGCAGGGCGTCCACAACGTCATCATCCGGAACCTGACGATCCGTGACGCCTACCAGGGCGTCTGGAACGACAAGGAACACGACTTCGACGCCATCCAGATGGACGGGGCGCACCATGTGTGGATCGATCACAACGATCTCCGTCACATGGCCGACGGGCTCATCGACAGCCGCAAGGACACGACCTATCTGACCGTGTCCTGGAACAAACTGAGCCAGGAGAACAAGGCGTTCGGCATCGGCTGGACCGACAACGTCACCGCCGACATCACGATCCACCACAACTGGATCCGCGAGACCGAGCAGCGCAACCCCTCCACGGACAACGTCGCGCACGCGCACCTGTACAACAACTTCCTGGAGGACGTGGCGGGGACCACCATCAAGTCCTCCTACGGGAACTACTCGCGCGGCAAGACCAACATGGTTCTGGAGAACTCCTACTTCCAGGGCATGACCAACCCCGTCGTCCGGGACGCCACCGCCACCCTCGTCCAGCGCGGCAACGTGTTCTCCGGCACGACCGGCAAGAACGAGAGCGGCGGCACGGGCGCGGCCTGGGACCCGAAGAAGTACTACAGCTACACCCTCGACAAGGCCGCGGACGTCCCCGCGCTCCTCAAGTCGGGTGTCGGGCCGCGCAGTTCGATCGGCACGACCAGCAGCACGGCGACGACGACCACCACGACCAAGGCCGCCACCACGCTCACCGTCGCCAAGGACGGCAGCGGGCAGTACTCGACCGTGCAGGCCGCGGTGAACGCCGTACCGGCGAACAACCCCTCGCGCGTCGTGATCGCCGTCAAGTCGGGCACGTACCGCGAGCTGGTCAAGGTCCCGGCCAACAAGCCGCACGTCACCATCCAGGGCACCGGCGGCAGCCGCAAGGACACCACGATCGTCTACAACAACGCGTCCGGTACGCCGAAGCCCGACGGGTCCGGCACGTACGGCACCGGCGGCAGCGCCACCGTCGCCGTCGACGCGGACGACTTCCAGGCCCGCAATCTGACCATCTCCAACGACTTCGACGAGGCCGCCCACCAGGACATCGCGGGCCAGGCGGTCGCCCTGCGCACCTCCGCCGACAAGGTGTTCCTCGACGGCGTCATCGTCAGCGGCGACCAGGACACCCTGCTGGTGGACACCGCGTCCAAGGACAAGCTGGGCCGCGTCTACATGGCCAACTCGTACATCATCGGCAACGTCGACTTCATCTTCGGCCGGGCCACCGCGGTGATCGACAAGTCCGTCATCACGCTGAAGAAGCGCTGGAACGGCACCTCGGCCGGCTATGTCACGGCCCCCAGCACGGCCGCCAACCGCAAGGGCATCCTGATCGCCAACTCCACGGTGAACGGTGACGTGTCCGACCGGAGCTTCTTCCTCGGCCGCAACTGGCACGCGGGCGGCGACGCGAGCCTCGACCCGCAGACCACCGTCCGCAACACCTCCCTCAGCGCCGCGATCAAGACCACCCCCTGGTCCGACATGGGCGGCTTCTCCTGGAAGGACGACCGGTTCGCCGAGTACAAGAACACCGGCGCGGGCGCGGGCGCAGCGAGCTCCGACCGCCCCCAGCTGACCGACGCCCAGGCCACCGGCCAGGAGGTCGCCGACTGGCTGGGCGACTGGACCCCCACGGCCTCCTGA
- a CDS encoding response regulator transcription factor, which produces MSSLLLLTNALQPSTEVLPALGLLLHNVRVAPAEGPALVDTPGADVILIDGRRDLPQVRSLCQLLRSTGPGCPLILVVTEGGLAAVTADWGIDDVLLDTAGPAEVEARLRLAMGRQQIVNDDSPMEIRNGDLSVDEATYSAKLKGRVLDLTFKEFELLKYLAQHPGRVFTRAQLLQEVWGYDYFGGTRTVDVHVRRLRAKLGPEHESLIGTVRNVGYRFVTPEKGERATDEAKAKTDRPERSNTEDADNAADLETEEVSAEA; this is translated from the coding sequence ATGAGTTCTCTGCTGCTCCTGACCAATGCCCTCCAGCCGTCGACGGAGGTGCTTCCCGCTCTCGGCCTGCTCCTGCACAACGTGCGAGTGGCCCCGGCGGAAGGCCCCGCCCTCGTCGACACCCCGGGCGCCGACGTCATCCTCATCGACGGGCGCCGTGACCTGCCCCAGGTCCGCAGCCTCTGCCAGCTGCTGCGCTCCACCGGCCCCGGCTGTCCGCTCATCCTCGTCGTGACCGAGGGCGGCCTCGCGGCCGTCACCGCCGACTGGGGCATCGACGACGTCCTCCTCGACACCGCCGGCCCGGCGGAGGTCGAGGCACGGCTGCGGCTGGCCATGGGCCGCCAGCAGATCGTCAACGACGACTCCCCCATGGAGATCCGCAACGGCGACCTGTCGGTCGACGAGGCGACGTACAGCGCGAAACTGAAGGGCCGGGTCCTCGACCTCACCTTCAAGGAGTTCGAGCTGCTGAAGTACCTGGCCCAGCACCCGGGCCGGGTGTTCACACGTGCACAGCTGCTCCAGGAGGTCTGGGGCTACGACTACTTCGGCGGCACCCGTACGGTCGACGTCCACGTACGACGGCTGCGCGCGAAGCTCGGCCCGGAGCACGAGTCGCTGATCGGGACCGTGCGGAACGTGGGTTATCGATTCGTTACCCCTGAGAAGGGGGAACGCGCCACGGACGAGGCGAAGGCCAAGACCGACCGGCCGGAGCGGTCAAACACGGAGGATGCGGACAACGCGGCCGACCTGGAGACCGAAGAGGTCTCGGCGGAGGCGTAG
- a CDS encoding response regulator transcription factor, with translation MAIRTAKGPETGATAGTGRGRGTAGTASAGKILLADDDADIREGLGRLLRFEGYETVLADDGRLALDLLGAPDDPPDLVLMDVSMPGLDGLAATRRIRASGSTMPILMITGRNAVGDRIVALDNGADDYLMKPFAVEELLARVRALLRRATRRTPPSPKPSAALLAFHDVAMDLSSRTVTRATRPLDLTRTEYSLLEYFLRHPAKVLSRSRIHKDVWGFDFEPTSNTLDVYVMYLRRKLEQYGEPRLIQTVRGLGYMLRVE, from the coding sequence ATGGCGATACGAACAGCGAAGGGACCAGAAACGGGGGCCACGGCAGGGACGGGGAGGGGGAGGGGGACGGCGGGCACGGCCTCGGCGGGGAAGATACTGCTGGCCGACGACGACGCGGACATCCGCGAAGGACTCGGCCGGCTGCTCCGCTTCGAGGGCTACGAAACCGTGCTCGCCGACGACGGTCGCCTCGCCCTGGACCTCCTCGGAGCGCCGGACGACCCGCCCGACCTGGTCCTGATGGATGTGTCCATGCCCGGCCTGGACGGCCTGGCCGCGACCCGCCGCATCCGGGCGTCCGGCTCCACCATGCCGATCCTGATGATCACCGGCCGGAACGCCGTCGGGGACCGCATCGTCGCCCTCGACAACGGCGCGGACGACTATCTGATGAAGCCGTTCGCGGTGGAGGAACTCCTCGCCCGGGTAAGGGCCCTGCTCCGCCGGGCCACCCGCCGGACGCCCCCGTCCCCCAAGCCCTCCGCAGCCCTCCTGGCCTTCCACGACGTCGCCATGGACCTGTCCTCCCGCACGGTCACCCGAGCCACCCGCCCCCTGGACCTCACCCGCACCGAGTACTCCCTCCTGGAGTACTTCCTCCGCCACCCGGCCAAGGTCCTCAGCCGCTCCCGGATCCACAAGGACGTCTGGGGCTTCGACTTCGAACCCACCTCCAACACCCTCGACGTCTACGTCATGTACCTGCGCCGCAAACTGGAGCAGTACGGCGAACCCCGACTGATCCAGACGGTACGGGGGTTGGGGTACATGTTGCGGGTGGAGTGA
- a CDS encoding S1C family serine protease, whose protein sequence is MTESIRRSGEYENFENPYQAPYEGAQQQASSPVSSAPTSSSPVNPEWPPPPAYQPAADRTAQQPVVTAQQPVVEPTAVWQTQTASASGSAGGNGHDGHGGGTAHRTPVTAEPAPRRKRTRGPLALLAAVAIVAAAIGGGTAYGIQELTGKDEVVSSSTTTNVVPSSKTGDVATIAAAVSPSVVEVSATLSNGTSTGSGVIITSGGEVVTNNHVISGANSIKVTTSDGKSYTAKVVGTDSKKDLALIKLENASGLKAATLGNSDGVKVGDTVVAIGSPEGLTGTVTSGIVSALNRDVTVSTDESQSQSQQGGGDGNWPFQFGGQQFNGDTGTSTTTYKALQTDASLNPGNSGGALIDASGNIIGINSAMYSAATDSSSSDAGSVGLGFAIPINTVKADLATLRAGGSDS, encoded by the coding sequence ATGACCGAGAGCATCCGCCGCAGCGGCGAGTACGAGAACTTCGAGAACCCGTACCAGGCCCCGTACGAGGGCGCCCAGCAGCAGGCCTCCTCCCCCGTGAGCTCTGCTCCGACGAGCTCCTCTCCGGTGAACCCGGAGTGGCCGCCCCCGCCGGCGTACCAGCCCGCCGCCGACCGGACCGCGCAGCAGCCGGTGGTCACGGCGCAGCAGCCGGTGGTCGAGCCGACCGCGGTGTGGCAGACGCAGACGGCGTCCGCGTCCGGGTCCGCCGGGGGCAACGGCCACGACGGCCACGGCGGCGGAACCGCTCACCGGACCCCGGTCACAGCCGAACCCGCCCCCCGCAGGAAGCGCACCCGCGGCCCGCTCGCGCTGCTCGCGGCCGTGGCGATCGTCGCGGCGGCCATAGGCGGCGGCACTGCCTACGGCATCCAGGAGCTCACCGGCAAGGACGAGGTGGTCTCCTCGTCCACCACCACCAACGTGGTGCCCTCCAGCAAGACGGGTGACGTGGCCACCATCGCGGCGGCGGTCAGCCCGAGCGTCGTCGAGGTCAGCGCCACGCTCAGCAACGGAACGTCCACCGGCTCCGGCGTGATCATCACCAGCGGCGGCGAGGTCGTCACCAACAACCACGTCATCTCCGGCGCGAACTCGATCAAGGTGACGACCAGCGACGGCAAGTCGTACACCGCGAAGGTCGTCGGCACCGACAGCAAGAAGGACCTCGCGCTGATCAAGCTGGAGAACGCGTCCGGCCTGAAGGCGGCGACCCTCGGCAACTCCGACGGCGTCAAGGTCGGCGACACGGTCGTGGCGATCGGCTCCCCCGAGGGCCTGACCGGCACCGTCACCAGCGGCATCGTCTCCGCACTCAACCGGGACGTGACCGTCTCGACGGACGAGAGCCAGAGCCAGAGCCAGCAGGGCGGCGGGGACGGCAACTGGCCGTTCCAGTTCGGCGGCCAACAGTTCAACGGCGACACGGGCACGTCCACGACGACATACAAGGCGCTCCAGACCGACGCCTCGCTGAACCCCGGCAACTCCGGCGGCGCGCTCATCGACGCGAGCGGCAACATCATCGGCATCAACTCCGCGATGTACTCCGCCGCGACGGACTCGTCCTCCTCCGACGCCGGCAGTGTCGGCCTCGGCTTCGCCATCCCGATCAACACCGTCAAGGCCGACCTCGCCACGCTGCGGGCCGGCGGCTCCGACAGCTGA
- a CDS encoding DUF6247 family protein, whose translation MTAHATENDQIIPPMPERTPKALRAAIAQHTPELLPSFDEHWKWAIADAYNVTPVHAFMALWWGEYAIARDPKLDAHVRDLEHRAAYECTDINEAKALLEEASKIHYRVRELEPGE comes from the coding sequence ATGACTGCTCACGCCACGGAAAACGACCAGATCATCCCGCCCATGCCCGAGCGGACGCCGAAGGCGCTGCGAGCGGCCATTGCCCAGCACACTCCCGAGCTGCTCCCGAGTTTCGACGAGCACTGGAAGTGGGCGATCGCCGACGCATACAACGTGACCCCTGTGCACGCGTTCATGGCCCTTTGGTGGGGTGAGTACGCCATTGCCCGCGACCCCAAGTTGGACGCGCACGTGCGCGATCTCGAACACCGAGCCGCGTACGAGTGCACCGACATCAACGAGGCCAAGGCTCTCCTCGAAGAGGCGTCGAAGATTCACTACCGGGTGCGAGAACTGGAGCCCGGCGAGTGA
- a CDS encoding HAMP domain-containing sensor histidine kinase: MNKLVRRFRTLPIRARLSMLVAAAVAFAVAAVSVTCWFIVQGKLYEELNNDLQSGVEHPQPTNAVAAALDTCAQSPSDSFNFGPRFKGYSQLVQSDGKSCIYGGSTALVKVTGSDRNVAKNPQEGIIRNGVDSDGNPVRVLTTPLIVEGSGGRYVVKDTALLVAVSMKSTESTLNELALILLLVSGVGVIGAGAAGLAVARAGLRPVDKLTEAVEHVARTEDLSVRIPVEDDAEDEVARLSRSFNSMTSSLANSRELQQQLIADAGHELRTPLTSLRTNIELLTRSEETGRPIPPADRKALLASVKAQMTELASLIGDLQELSRSESQRGERVQVVSLEDTVESALRRARLRGPELTITADLQPWYVRAEPSALERAVVNILDNAVKFSPEGGTIEVELGSGILTVRDHGPGIPAEELPHVFDRFWRSPSARALPGSGLGLSIVARTVQQAGGEIALARAEGGGTVATMRLPGAPTAPPEAG; the protein is encoded by the coding sequence GTGAACAAGCTCGTACGACGGTTCCGGACCCTTCCCATTCGGGCCCGGCTGTCGATGCTCGTCGCTGCCGCTGTGGCGTTCGCGGTGGCGGCGGTTTCGGTGACTTGCTGGTTCATCGTGCAGGGGAAGCTGTACGAGGAGCTGAACAACGACCTGCAGTCGGGCGTCGAACATCCGCAGCCGACGAACGCGGTGGCCGCCGCCCTCGACACCTGCGCTCAGTCGCCGTCCGATTCGTTCAACTTCGGGCCGCGTTTCAAGGGCTACTCCCAGCTGGTCCAGTCGGACGGCAAGTCGTGCATCTACGGCGGCTCCACAGCGCTGGTGAAGGTCACCGGCAGCGACAGGAACGTGGCCAAGAACCCGCAAGAGGGGATCATCCGTAACGGCGTCGACAGTGACGGCAACCCGGTGCGCGTCCTGACCACGCCGCTCATCGTCGAGGGCTCCGGCGGCCGGTACGTCGTCAAGGACACCGCCCTCCTCGTCGCCGTATCGATGAAGAGCACCGAATCCACCCTCAACGAGCTCGCCCTGATCCTCCTGCTCGTCTCCGGCGTCGGAGTCATCGGAGCCGGAGCCGCCGGTCTGGCCGTGGCACGGGCCGGCCTGCGCCCCGTCGACAAGCTCACCGAGGCCGTCGAGCACGTGGCCCGCACCGAGGACCTGAGCGTGCGCATCCCGGTGGAGGACGACGCCGAGGACGAAGTAGCCCGTCTCTCCCGCTCCTTCAACTCCATGACGTCCTCCCTCGCCAACTCCCGCGAGCTGCAACAGCAGTTGATCGCGGACGCCGGGCACGAGCTCCGCACGCCCCTCACCTCCCTCCGCACCAACATCGAGCTCCTCACCCGCAGCGAGGAGACGGGCCGCCCGATCCCCCCGGCGGACCGCAAGGCGCTGCTCGCCTCCGTGAAGGCGCAGATGACGGAACTGGCGTCGCTCATAGGCGACCTGCAAGAACTGTCCCGCTCGGAGAGCCAGCGCGGCGAACGCGTGCAGGTGGTCTCGCTGGAGGACACGGTGGAATCGGCGCTGCGCCGAGCCCGGCTGCGCGGCCCGGAGCTCACCATCACCGCCGACCTCCAGCCCTGGTACGTCCGCGCGGAGCCCTCCGCCCTGGAGCGCGCGGTCGTCAACATCCTCGACAACGCCGTGAAGTTCAGCCCCGAGGGCGGAACGATCGAGGTGGAACTCGGCAGCGGCATCCTGACCGTCCGGGACCACGGCCCCGGCATCCCCGCCGAGGAACTCCCCCACGTCTTCGACCGCTTCTGGCGCTCCCCGAGCGCACGGGCGCTGCCGGGCTCGGGCCTCGGCCTGTCGATCGTGGCGCGGACGGTGCAGCAGGCGGGCGGCGAGATCGCGCTGGCCCGCGCGGAGGGCGGCGGCACGGTGGCGACGATGCGGTTGCCGGGGGCGCCTACGGCTCCGCCGGAGGCGGGGTAA